TCATATCAAATACTTCACATGAACAATATAACGACCAATAATAGCTTTTTGCCTCCTGTTATCAATTCCATCCCAGGTCCAGCTTCCTTGTGAGCCACAAAGTTCATTGATAACCAGGTTCCTCACCAGAACTCCGCTGGCATCATAAATGTTAACAGTAGCATTATTTCCGGGAGACTCAAATGAATATGCAATTATGA
The Bacteroidales bacterium genome window above contains:
- a CDS encoding gliding motility-associated C-terminal domain-containing protein, which gives rise to MRQLKCWVCNSGFAEFPIWEIARIKDVIVLEPNIFSPDNDGRDDNLIIAYSFESPGNNATVNIYDASGVLVRNLVINELCGSQGSWTWDGIDNRRQKAIIGRYIVHVKYLI